The following are from one region of the Thermofilum sp. genome:
- a CDS encoding site-2 protease family protein, which produces MNDLLWLGIGLAAVYGVSYALSRSKMISERLGLRLEGPIIVLRGSSFTSHIEKLGRGRARVFRLFGDLSIAGGVLAGALGFAFLHINLIQLLQKSPSASPVIPLVPGWTIGLDALPFFAFAVLAALFPHELMHALVAAAEGIPVKSAGAFLAVLFPGGFAELDENELAKRSPRSQARVYAAGSFANLLVFLLVIALAQLLVQPLGVKVVGTMAGYPASGLLQAEDVIVAVDGRQVRTMEDFSSILSSYRPGDSVRLTVVRRGTALNVSIVLSARPGEPGKPMLGVYVQQALSSEQLYSLLWWTAVVSGSVALLNMLPLYPLDGGRLLALAISSLGSQGKRARAATTVISTYAALLLLLNVVLSVAPSTGP; this is translated from the coding sequence TTGAATGACTTGCTGTGGCTGGGGATAGGCCTCGCGGCGGTGTACGGGGTAAGCTACGCCCTGTCGAGAAGCAAGATGATCTCTGAGAGGCTGGGCCTTCGCCTAGAGGGGCCTATCATAGTCTTGCGGGGCTCGTCCTTCACTTCGCACATAGAGAAGCTGGGCAGGGGTCGCGCTCGCGTTTTCCGACTCTTCGGGGATCTAAGCATCGCGGGAGGCGTGCTGGCCGGGGCTCTCGGTTTCGCTTTCCTCCACATCAACTTAATTCAGCTTCTGCAAAAATCCCCTTCCGCTAGCCCGGTAATACCGTTGGTCCCGGGCTGGACCATCGGCCTCGACGCTTTGCCTTTCTTCGCGTTCGCGGTGCTGGCGGCGCTTTTCCCCCACGAGCTCATGCACGCGCTGGTTGCTGCTGCAGAAGGCATTCCAGTGAAGTCCGCGGGAGCCTTTCTAGCTGTGCTGTTCCCGGGAGGCTTCGCAGAGCTCGACGAGAACGAGCTCGCTAAGAGGTCTCCCCGCTCTCAAGCTAGGGTGTACGCAGCTGGGAGCTTTGCTAACCTACTCGTCTTCCTACTCGTTATCGCGCTAGCGCAGCTGCTGGTCCAGCCTCTCGGCGTCAAGGTTGTAGGCACGATGGCGGGCTACCCGGCCAGCGGGCTGCTGCAGGCTGAGGACGTGATTGTAGCCGTGGACGGCAGGCAGGTTAGAACAATGGAGGACTTCTCCTCCATCCTCTCTTCCTACAGGCCTGGGGACTCCGTTCGCTTAACCGTCGTGAGAAGGGGTACTGCGCTTAACGTGAGCATCGTCCTCTCAGCCAGGCCGGGCGAGCCGGGCAAGCCCATGCTGGGCGTTTACGTTCAGCAGGCTCTCAGCAGCGAGCAGCTCTACAGCTTGCTGTGGTGGACTGCCGTGGTCAGCGGCAGCGTAGCTCTCTTAAACATGCTTCCTCTATACCCGCTCGACGGGGGTAGGCTTCTCGCCCTGGCGATTAGCTCTCTCGGTTCTCAGGGGAAGAGAGCTCGTGCAGCGACAACCGTTATAAGCACGTACGCCGCGCTCCTGCTACTGCTAAACGTCGTACTGTCGGTCGCGCCAAGCACGGGGCCCTAG
- a CDS encoding RuvB-like helicase, with the protein MAERGRVGTHSHIRGLGVRDGEPLPVAEGLVGQVEARRAAWVIVQLIKSGRMAGRAVLLVGPPGTGKTALAVAIARELGPETPFMALSGSEIYSAELKKTEVLMQAMRKAIGVRIRERRWIYEGVVEKMEVRYGKHPLNPYAEVPTGGVITLKTDKETRTLRVDANIIYQMLQRGITEGDVIWIDEETGRVTRVGRAKGYAGDYDISPKELVDVPSGPIYKEKEFVYTLTLHDLDEMQSRRESLLSILFGGSAQREIPPDVRAQVDRTVKEWVESGRAELLPGVLFIDDAHMLDIEAFSFLSRAMESELSPIIILATNRGLTKIRGTDVESPHGMPLDLLDRLLIIKTSEYTADEIREIIKIRSHEEGVDLSPDALESLVRLGVERSLRYAVQLLYPAKIVAERRGRSRVEREDVEQVARLFISTKESAEYLKQYEERFLR; encoded by the coding sequence GTGGCCGAGAGGGGTCGCGTCGGCACACACAGCCACATCAGGGGGTTGGGAGTCAGGGACGGTGAGCCGCTTCCGGTGGCGGAGGGGCTCGTGGGGCAGGTGGAGGCGCGGCGCGCCGCCTGGGTCATCGTCCAGCTGATAAAGTCTGGGAGGATGGCTGGGAGAGCTGTACTGCTCGTTGGCCCGCCGGGGACTGGAAAAACCGCTCTTGCCGTAGCAATAGCGAGAGAGCTCGGACCCGAGACACCCTTCATGGCGCTGAGCGGGAGCGAGATCTACTCTGCGGAGTTGAAGAAGACAGAGGTTCTCATGCAGGCTATGAGGAAGGCTATTGGCGTCAGGATAAGGGAGAGGAGGTGGATCTACGAGGGCGTTGTCGAGAAGATGGAGGTTCGCTACGGGAAACACCCGCTCAACCCCTACGCGGAGGTGCCGACTGGTGGCGTGATCACACTCAAAACAGATAAGGAAACGCGCACGCTCAGGGTTGACGCGAACATCATCTACCAGATGCTGCAGCGGGGCATCACTGAGGGTGACGTCATCTGGATCGACGAGGAAACAGGGCGCGTGACCAGGGTTGGGAGGGCTAAGGGTTACGCCGGCGACTACGATATCTCGCCTAAAGAGCTGGTGGACGTGCCGAGCGGGCCCATTTACAAGGAGAAGGAGTTTGTGTACACTCTCACGCTCCACGACCTCGATGAGATGCAGAGCAGGCGGGAGAGCTTGCTCTCCATACTCTTCGGCGGGTCTGCGCAGAGGGAGATACCGCCGGACGTAAGGGCTCAGGTGGATAGGACGGTTAAAGAGTGGGTAGAGTCGGGTAGGGCAGAGCTCCTGCCCGGCGTGCTCTTCATCGATGACGCGCACATGCTCGACATCGAAGCCTTCAGCTTCCTCTCAAGAGCTATGGAGAGCGAGCTCAGCCCGATAATCATCCTCGCGACCAACCGGGGGTTGACGAAGATCAGGGGCACAGACGTGGAGTCGCCCCACGGGATGCCCTTAGACCTCTTGGACAGGCTCCTGATAATCAAGACCAGCGAGTACACGGCCGACGAGATCAGGGAGATCATAAAGATCAGAAGCCACGAGGAGGGGGTCGACCTGAGCCCCGACGCTCTCGAATCCCTCGTCAGACTGGGAGTTGAGAGAAGCCTCAGGTACGCTGTGCAGCTACTCTACCCTGCGAAGATAGTGGCGGAGAGAAGGGGGAGGAGTAGGGTGGAGAGAGAAGATGTCGAGCAAGTCGCTAGGCTCTTCATAAGCACAAAGGAGTCGGCAGAGTACCTTAAGCAGTACGAGGAGAGGTTCCTCCGCTGA
- a CDS encoding Lrp/AsnC ligand binding domain-containing protein, with translation MSSEPIRVFILINTQVGKEDEVLSAVRGLEFVEEAYVIYGEYDVIAKLSLPTLELLDRIVTAIRKLGGVTRTSTLIASSR, from the coding sequence ATGAGCAGTGAACCTATCAGAGTGTTTATTCTCATCAACACGCAAGTTGGCAAAGAGGACGAGGTTCTGAGCGCGGTTAGAGGGTTAGAGTTCGTGGAGGAAGCCTACGTGATTTACGGTGAGTACGACGTTATAGCGAAGCTTAGTCTCCCGACCCTCGAGCTACTCGACAGGATAGTTACTGCGATAAGAAAGCTGGGCGGAGTCACCAGGACATCAACGTTAATAGCTTCCAGCCGGTAA
- a CDS encoding pyruvoyl-dependent arginine decarboxylase, whose protein sequence is MLPRKYFVVKGKGLSRTSPLVAFNNALRDAGIHHLNLVPVSSILPSDASEESYRELPPGSIAFVVLSETRVKGPAKISAGISWARGVPHGYVLEHHNSSSAADTLRELEKMWREIVESESVLLEAPRYLVDELEVPEGHYGSVLAALVFTELAALQL, encoded by the coding sequence ATGCTTCCACGTAAGTACTTCGTAGTTAAGGGAAAGGGGTTGAGCAGAACATCACCCCTCGTTGCCTTCAACAATGCTCTCAGAGATGCCGGAATCCACCACCTCAATCTAGTTCCCGTATCGTCGATACTGCCCTCGGATGCCTCGGAAGAGAGCTACCGCGAGCTCCCGCCGGGCTCCATAGCTTTCGTAGTGCTCAGCGAGACGCGCGTGAAGGGTCCGGCGAAAATCAGCGCCGGCATCTCGTGGGCTCGGGGAGTTCCACACGGGTATGTTCTCGAGCACCACAACAGTAGCTCGGCGGCTGATACCCTGCGAGAACTCGAGAAAATGTGGAGAGAGATCGTCGAGAGCGAGAGCGTGCTGCTCGAGGCTCCGCGCTACCTGGTCGACGAGCTTGAAGTTCCAGAAGGGCACTACGGCTCGGTTCTAGCAGCTCTGGTCTTCACGGAGCTAGCAGCTCTGCAGCTCTAG
- a CDS encoding methyltransferase yields the protein MDSRQDGARGPPPPRPLDLLSCTELRSEGVYRPAEDTFFLMSYVERMPSARVAADVGCGSGLTTLSLSSRCEYSLAIDLSCEAASTAKQLLAGRALADVIVADRLLPIRDRSLDSVISNPPYLPCDYCGEPLWCGGERGIEFAASLAEQASLKLRRGGSLVLILSSLSDLQGFFEHATSLGYEVDIAGEKPLGLFERLYILRCTLKPSA from the coding sequence ATGGACTCCCGACAGGATGGCGCCAGAGGTCCGCCGCCTCCTCGGCCTCTAGACCTCCTCAGCTGCACCGAGCTGAGGAGCGAGGGGGTATACAGGCCTGCTGAGGACACCTTCTTCCTTATGAGCTACGTTGAGCGCATGCCTTCAGCTCGCGTCGCAGCGGATGTAGGGTGTGGGAGCGGCCTAACGACGCTCAGCCTCTCAAGCAGGTGCGAGTACAGTCTGGCGATCGACTTGAGCTGCGAGGCAGCGAGCACCGCTAAGCAGCTCCTCGCGGGGAGGGCCCTCGCAGACGTTATAGTCGCCGACAGGCTTCTCCCGATCAGGGACAGGTCACTTGACAGTGTTATCAGCAACCCGCCGTACCTCCCGTGCGACTACTGCGGAGAGCCGCTCTGGTGCGGCGGAGAGAGGGGAATAGAGTTCGCGGCAAGCCTTGCTGAGCAGGCAAGCCTCAAGCTCAGGAGGGGCGGGTCGCTCGTCCTCATCCTCTCCTCCCTCTCGGACCTGCAGGGCTTCTTCGAGCACGCGACGTCTCTCGGGTACGAGGTCGATATCGCTGGTGAAAAGCCCCTCGGCCTGTTCGAGCGGCTATATATACTCCGCTGCACTCTGAAACCTTCAGCGTGA
- a CDS encoding metal-sulfur cluster assembly factor has translation MAGVREEEVINALREVYDPELPFNVVDLGLVYGVEVNGSKVKVRMTLTAIGCPLASYLIDMVEEVIKERVPGVEEVEVELVLDPPWTPDRMAPEVRRLLGL, from the coding sequence ATGGCGGGGGTGCGCGAAGAAGAAGTGATAAACGCTCTTAGAGAAGTCTACGACCCGGAGCTGCCGTTCAACGTAGTTGACCTGGGACTCGTATACGGAGTGGAGGTTAACGGCAGCAAAGTGAAGGTCAGAATGACGCTCACCGCTATAGGCTGCCCGCTTGCAAGCTACCTCATAGACATGGTTGAAGAGGTAATTAAGGAGAGAGTTCCAGGCGTCGAAGAAGTAGAGGTAGAACTGGTGCTCGACCCGCCATGGACTCCCGACAGGATGGCGCCAGAGGTCCGCCGCCTCCTCGGCCTCTAG
- a CDS encoding ERCC4 domain-containing protein produces the protein MVSVVRVDDRERKAPVLPELIRLGLKLQIERLEVADYVVGNVYGIERKTVDDFANSIIDKRLFEQARLLREAYEKPLIVVEGDLEEVAATRGVSINQLLGALLALTEMKVPVLQVSDPQRTALLIYLLSRRLEKDSSYVPPAKRRALRKGRASVQDVQLNLVSSLPGISYATARQILTFFRTPRKFFQATPAELRKAGLGPKKVSRILEILDTDFTGALDSFLGGAGEEERESEERDKSSGSL, from the coding sequence ATGGTTTCAGTGGTGCGGGTAGACGATCGGGAGCGCAAGGCACCCGTTCTACCCGAGCTCATCCGCTTAGGGCTTAAGCTGCAGATAGAGAGACTAGAAGTAGCTGACTACGTGGTCGGCAACGTCTACGGCATTGAGAGAAAGACGGTGGACGATTTCGCGAACTCTATAATCGATAAGCGTCTCTTCGAGCAGGCGCGGCTTCTACGAGAAGCTTACGAGAAACCTCTCATTGTCGTAGAGGGAGACCTCGAGGAAGTGGCAGCCACACGCGGAGTCTCGATAAACCAGCTTCTCGGAGCGCTGCTAGCTCTAACCGAGATGAAAGTTCCAGTGCTCCAGGTCTCAGACCCCCAGCGCACAGCACTGCTGATATACCTCCTCTCGAGGAGGCTGGAGAAGGATAGCAGCTACGTGCCGCCCGCTAAGAGGAGAGCTTTGAGGAAAGGGCGCGCGAGCGTTCAGGATGTGCAGCTTAACCTCGTCTCGTCCCTTCCCGGCATCAGCTACGCCACCGCGAGACAGATACTAACGTTCTTTAGAACACCGAGAAAGTTCTTCCAAGCCACCCCAGCTGAGCTACGGAAAGCCGGACTTGGACCTAAGAAGGTTAGCAGGATCCTGGAGATTCTCGACACGGACTTCACCGGTGCTCTCGACAGCTTTCTCGGGGGCGCAGGCGAGGAGGAGCGAGAGAGCGAAGAAAGAGATAAAAGCTCAGGTAGCCTATGA
- a CDS encoding 2'-5' RNA ligase family protein — translation MGTYFIGFPAPLRALDRFIPPGYTPIPVEHRHMTLSYLGPLRRLDENCLGLRTLVVESFSVEFKGLQPFPSAVKPRFLAAVPVKGDEVLLRDLREKLSLLFSPTADRYSEFRPHVSIAFTRRKPDPELLKAVKKAVKASSAAAERLLVDKLCLMVASGGAVEPVCCISLAALP, via the coding sequence ATGGGAACCTACTTCATAGGTTTCCCCGCACCCCTAAGGGCGCTGGACCGCTTCATCCCTCCCGGCTACACGCCGATCCCTGTTGAGCACAGACACATGACGCTATCGTACCTCGGCCCGCTGCGTAGATTGGACGAAAACTGCTTAGGCTTGCGCACACTAGTGGTGGAAAGCTTCTCTGTTGAATTCAAGGGGCTGCAGCCGTTTCCTTCCGCTGTCAAGCCGCGTTTCCTCGCGGCGGTGCCAGTAAAGGGCGATGAAGTCCTTCTCCGAGATCTCCGCGAGAAGCTTTCGCTACTTTTCAGCCCCACCGCTGACCGCTACTCTGAATTCAGGCCTCATGTTTCCATTGCGTTCACGAGGAGGAAGCCTGACCCAGAGCTCCTGAAAGCTGTGAAGAAAGCCGTGAAAGCCAGTTCGGCAGCAGCTGAGCGCCTACTAGTCGACAAGCTTTGCTTAATGGTTGCATCCGGAGGTGCCGTGGAACCAGTATGCTGCATCAGCCTTGCAGCGCTCCCATGA
- a CDS encoding DUF354 domain-containing protein: MKVWVEALTPKQVLLFSYLQGELPGEAFLTTRDYDLNVELAQALWRRFYVVGAYGGASLEGKLRQSLYRSRRLLEIVKSEEPDAHVTFASPDSVRVAFGLRIPIVAATDSPHSDAVSRLTLPLSRAVVVPKFLESSFSAYAKLTEIVKFEGLFELARILRGEPREKHVVELGLEPYRYALVRFGEQKSYYYPSAERALSDPLNITRWILQKTDLKVLAYPRYPDQKEAVRRALERWSQRVIVLERPVDFLSLEFYAALVVTGGGTLATEASLVGTPALSTYPGRLEVFEYLKSLRFPLYQLPQPAWRLDSLLSRGAEPRDWRAVRRRLQQLFEDPVKVIVSAVLSAAGSKSF, from the coding sequence ATGAAAGTTTGGGTAGAGGCGCTGACCCCGAAGCAAGTACTGCTTTTCTCCTACCTTCAGGGCGAGCTCCCCGGCGAGGCTTTTCTCACGACTAGGGACTACGACCTCAACGTTGAGCTCGCTCAGGCTCTCTGGCGCCGCTTCTACGTTGTGGGAGCTTACGGCGGCGCGAGCCTCGAGGGAAAGCTCCGACAGAGCTTGTACCGCTCGAGAAGGCTCCTAGAGATAGTGAAGTCCGAGGAGCCGGACGCGCACGTGACCTTTGCTTCACCGGACTCGGTTCGGGTGGCTTTCGGGCTCCGGATACCTATCGTTGCAGCAACGGATTCTCCGCACTCCGACGCTGTGTCTCGCCTCACACTGCCCCTCAGCAGGGCTGTCGTCGTTCCCAAGTTCCTTGAGAGCAGTTTTTCAGCTTACGCAAAGCTTACAGAGATCGTCAAGTTTGAGGGGCTTTTCGAGCTCGCCCGCATCCTACGCGGAGAGCCGCGCGAGAAGCACGTGGTGGAGCTCGGCCTCGAGCCTTACCGGTACGCGCTGGTCAGGTTCGGGGAGCAGAAGTCGTACTACTACCCGAGTGCGGAGCGCGCGCTCAGCGACCCGCTGAACATCACAAGGTGGATCCTGCAGAAGACTGATCTGAAGGTTCTAGCGTACCCGAGGTATCCCGACCAGAAGGAGGCGGTGAGGAGGGCGCTGGAAAGGTGGAGCCAGCGCGTCATCGTGCTAGAAAGGCCGGTCGACTTTCTTAGCCTGGAGTTCTACGCCGCGCTCGTCGTCACGGGTGGGGGAACGCTGGCTACGGAGGCCTCGCTAGTAGGGACGCCCGCGCTCAGCACGTACCCAGGCAGGCTGGAAGTTTTCGAGTACTTGAAGTCGCTGCGTTTCCCGCTCTACCAGCTCCCCCAACCCGCCTGGAGGCTGGACAGTCTTCTCTCGCGCGGAGCCGAGCCAAGGGATTGGCGCGCTGTACGCCGCAGGCTGCAACAGCTCTTCGAGGACCCGGTCAAGGTCATCGTTTCGGCCGTATTGTCTGCTGCAGGCAGTAAAAGTTTTTAA
- the rpl12p gene encoding 50S ribosomal protein P1, with protein sequence MEYIYASLILYHSGREITEESVRRILEAAGIQVDEVRLKAMVAALKEVDIGEALKTAALPAVAAGPTAPAAAPTAEAQPAQKEEKKEEEKKEEVAEESIEEGLSALFGF encoded by the coding sequence ATGGAGTACATATACGCGAGCCTGATACTCTACCACAGTGGCCGCGAGATTACGGAGGAGAGCGTCAGGAGAATACTCGAAGCCGCCGGTATCCAGGTCGACGAAGTTAGGCTGAAAGCGATGGTTGCAGCGCTCAAGGAGGTCGACATCGGAGAGGCTCTGAAGACGGCCGCGCTGCCAGCCGTAGCTGCAGGACCGACCGCTCCGGCAGCCGCACCGACCGCTGAAGCTCAGCCAGCGCAGAAGGAGGAGAAGAAGGAGGAGGAGAAGAAGGAAGAGGTAGCGGAGGAAAGCATCGAAGAGGGTCTCTCCGCACTCTTCGGCTTCTAG
- a CDS encoding GTPase has protein sequence MSEKWGQVRSIIESADVILEVVDARDPWGTRVKEVEKLADKLGKPLVIVVNKADLVPRAILERWAKLLRRERRTVFLSARERMGTRKLWVEIRRATRKRPVTVAVVGLPNVGKSTIINYLRGRRSAGTSPIPGFTTSPKRVRASRWLRVVDTPGIVPRLSEEELALRSALRPEALEDPVPAAMRFLEIVARKRPEVLVELYGFAPSSSDSGSLYKFIEELAVKRGLLGKGGVPQVEEAARILLRDWQTGRNRFYLEPEDYGLRAEEEGEEHVREKADREQANIG, from the coding sequence ATGAGCGAGAAGTGGGGCCAAGTGCGCTCTATCATCGAGAGCGCCGACGTGATCCTGGAGGTTGTCGACGCACGAGACCCTTGGGGGACCAGAGTGAAGGAGGTAGAGAAGCTGGCAGATAAGTTGGGAAAACCGCTGGTGATCGTAGTCAACAAGGCAGATCTAGTTCCGAGAGCTATCCTAGAGCGCTGGGCCAAGCTCCTGAGGCGAGAGAGGAGGACTGTGTTTCTAAGCGCTAGGGAAAGGATGGGGACCAGGAAGCTCTGGGTTGAGATCAGAAGAGCAACGCGAAAACGCCCCGTCACCGTCGCGGTGGTGGGCTTGCCTAATGTCGGCAAGTCAACTATCATCAACTACCTGCGGGGACGGCGCAGTGCGGGCACCTCACCCATTCCCGGCTTCACGACTAGCCCGAAGAGAGTCAGAGCTTCTCGGTGGCTTCGCGTCGTAGACACTCCAGGGATCGTGCCGAGGCTGAGCGAGGAGGAGTTAGCGCTCCGCAGCGCCTTGAGGCCTGAAGCGCTCGAAGATCCTGTTCCGGCGGCGATGCGCTTCCTCGAAATCGTTGCCCGCAAGCGGCCCGAGGTTCTAGTCGAGCTTTACGGCTTTGCTCCCTCAAGCTCGGACAGCGGCAGCCTCTACAAGTTCATCGAGGAGCTCGCGGTTAAGCGTGGGCTGCTGGGTAAGGGCGGGGTTCCGCAGGTGGAGGAGGCTGCGAGGATCCTGCTGAGAGACTGGCAAACCGGGAGGAACAGGTTCTACCTCGAGCCGGAGGACTACGGGCTAAGGGCAGAGGAGGAGGGCGAGGAGCATGTACGCGAGAAAGCCGATCGCGAGCAGGCTAACATAGGGTAG
- the gyaR gene encoding glyoxylate reductase, whose amino-acid sequence MPRPKVYVTRVIPEPGLSILKEYCDVEVHPSREFPPSRQELLEKVKDKDGLLCLLTDKIDRELFDAAPNLKVVSTYSVGFDHIDVNEATRRGIYVTHTPGVLTDAVAEFTVGLILAITRRIVEADKLIRSGGWDKPWHPYFLTGPELKGKTIGLVGLGRIGVAVAKRLSSFDVRILYYDIERRWDVETVLNIQYADLDTVLKESDIVSLHTPLTKETYHLINEERLKKMKRTAYLINTARGAVVDTEALVKALKEGWIAGAALDVFEQEPLPKDHPLTKLDNVVLAPHIASATIEARQRMAELAARNIVAVLKGEMPPALVNKEVLSVRPLDKVKVI is encoded by the coding sequence ATGCCTCGGCCTAAGGTCTACGTGACTAGAGTGATCCCTGAGCCCGGCCTCTCGATTCTTAAGGAGTACTGTGACGTGGAGGTTCACCCCTCTAGGGAGTTCCCGCCGAGCAGGCAGGAGCTGCTCGAGAAAGTTAAGGATAAGGATGGCCTGCTCTGCTTGCTGACCGACAAGATCGATAGGGAGCTTTTCGATGCTGCACCTAACTTGAAGGTTGTCAGCACGTACAGCGTGGGGTTCGACCACATCGACGTGAACGAAGCTACGCGAAGAGGCATCTACGTGACGCACACGCCTGGAGTCCTCACCGACGCCGTTGCCGAGTTCACCGTGGGGCTTATCCTCGCGATCACGCGCAGGATCGTGGAAGCCGACAAGCTCATCCGGTCAGGAGGCTGGGACAAACCCTGGCACCCGTACTTCCTCACGGGGCCAGAGCTCAAAGGTAAGACCATAGGCCTCGTCGGGCTCGGGCGCATCGGAGTGGCTGTAGCGAAGAGGCTTTCATCCTTCGACGTGAGAATCCTCTACTACGACATCGAGAGGAGATGGGACGTGGAGACTGTGCTGAATATCCAGTACGCTGACCTCGACACAGTCCTCAAGGAGTCTGACATAGTCTCGCTTCACACTCCGCTCACGAAGGAGACCTACCACCTGATCAATGAGGAGAGGTTGAAGAAGATGAAGAGAACCGCGTACTTGATTAACACTGCGAGAGGCGCTGTGGTCGACACGGAAGCTCTCGTTAAGGCGCTGAAGGAAGGTTGGATCGCGGGAGCTGCGCTGGACGTGTTCGAGCAAGAGCCGCTGCCGAAAGATCACCCGCTCACCAAGCTCGACAATGTCGTGCTTGCGCCTCACATCGCCAGCGCGACTATCGAGGCCAGGCAGAGGATGGCAGAGCTCGCGGCGAGAAACATCGTCGCCGTCCTTAAGGGAGAGATGCCGCCCGCGCTGGTCAACAAGGAAGTGCTCTCGGTGCGCCCGCTGGATAAAGTGAAGGTAATTTAG
- the iolN gene encoding 3-dehydro-scyllo-inosose hydrolase yields the protein MGKIMVEYESRFARPVYNKFGEKIYLDQMTMAELLERVKKNDIVMVPCGSTESHGLAQAIGEDTIIGTYIAERVAFETGVTVAPPIYYGSHPSHHYGMPGTIPVKKEAYIDYVTSVVKWLSNAGFKKIILFNSHGQEYVLPIVKDKAIIEEGVKALILVTSWWRWAVDKLQVGTELKPGLFIETPFIHADEVEGSVLWYVAPKLVDPTKLKESDAERMVGVIPDKWIDRAGNVYNRPLAWYDVSAYMEIHHYPKGSVGYPSKASREKGEVIVETVIQRLVEFVDWLHRTYPPGVVPQVWPNPGDFKY from the coding sequence GTGGGAAAAATCATGGTCGAGTACGAGTCCCGGTTCGCGCGTCCCGTCTATAACAAGTTCGGCGAGAAAATCTACCTCGACCAGATGACGATGGCTGAGCTCCTTGAAAGGGTGAAGAAGAACGATATCGTGATGGTTCCCTGCGGCTCCACAGAGTCGCACGGCCTGGCTCAGGCTATAGGCGAGGACACGATAATCGGAACGTACATCGCGGAGCGCGTGGCCTTCGAGACTGGCGTGACGGTCGCTCCACCTATCTACTACGGCAGCCACCCTAGCCACCACTACGGGATGCCGGGCACGATTCCCGTGAAGAAGGAGGCGTACATCGACTACGTTACGAGCGTTGTTAAGTGGCTGAGCAACGCTGGCTTCAAGAAGATCATTCTCTTCAACAGCCACGGCCAGGAGTACGTGCTCCCGATAGTTAAGGATAAGGCGATCATCGAGGAGGGGGTGAAAGCTCTCATACTGGTTACCAGCTGGTGGCGCTGGGCTGTCGACAAGCTGCAGGTCGGTACTGAGCTGAAACCCGGCTTGTTCATCGAAACCCCCTTCATCCACGCTGATGAAGTTGAGGGGAGCGTGCTCTGGTACGTTGCACCTAAGCTCGTAGACCCGACGAAGCTGAAAGAGTCTGACGCGGAGAGGATGGTCGGCGTAATCCCGGACAAGTGGATCGATAGGGCTGGGAACGTCTACAACAGGCCGCTAGCTTGGTACGACGTGAGCGCTTACATGGAGATACACCATTACCCGAAGGGGAGCGTTGGCTACCCGAGCAAGGCCAGCAGGGAGAAGGGCGAGGTAATCGTTGAGACAGTCATTCAGAGGCTGGTCGAGTTCGTGGACTGGCTTCACAGGACGTACCCGCCGGGCGTTGTACCTCAGGTCTGGCCTAACCCGGGAGACTTTAAATACTAA